A single region of the Brassica rapa cultivar Chiifu-401-42 chromosome A03, CAAS_Brap_v3.01, whole genome shotgun sequence genome encodes:
- the LOC117133071 gene encoding uncharacterized protein LOC117133071, whose amino-acid sequence MKNLIILVAVVLFSSCVTSQFLDPTDVEELQWSGYSQAPSAIHKHSPNKELKECFSSYKMVTKCLMKTLTEKPTVGSECCATIKTLNENCKHTVFRSFRNSFVNNYVKKHCSSHDATAPSPA is encoded by the coding sequence atgaagaatcTCATCATTTTGGTTGCTGTGGTTCTCTTTTCAAGCTGTGTCACATCTCAGTTTCTTGACCCAACAGATGTCGAAGAGCTCCAATGGTCGGGTTACTCTCAGGCACCCTCCGCTATCCACAAACACAGCCCAAATAAAGAATTGAAGGAGTGCTTTTCCAGTTACAAGATGGTAACAAAATGTTTGATGAAGACGTTAACCGAAAAACCAACCGTTGGTTCTGAATGTTGCGCCACGATCAAGACATTGAATGAAAATTGTAAGCATACGGTTTTCAGATCGTTCCGTAACTCTTTTGTTAACAACTATGTTAAGAAACATTGCTCTAGCCACGATGCTACTGCTCCTTCTCCGGCTTAG
- the LOC103856246 gene encoding uncharacterized protein LOC103856246, producing the protein MGNYASCALSNITPSSSSSKVILPDGEVRHIHAPTKAAELMMEIPSFFLVDAKTLKIGRKLKPLAADDDLQTRGCHVYVAFPMTRATSAANASDMARLFLAAKKQQRRRVRTAVKHCHNGRISPEGEDDVKMMSAGSKLMSLVDIDEFSAAEFMHRISNSKSKKPKLETIAEEESILNGLEIKQLLELDFFNAFFNISYCSRL; encoded by the coding sequence ATGGGAAACTACGCTTCTTGTGCTCTAAGCAACATAacgccttcttcttcttcttcaaaagTGATTCTCCCTGACGGTGAAGTGCGTCACATTCACGCGCCGACTAAAGCCGCTGAGCTTATGATGGAGATTCCGAGCTTCTTCCTCGTCGACGCCAAAACGTTAAAGATCGGTCGGAAACTTAAACCGTTAGCCGCCGACGACGATCTCCAAACTAGAGGCTGTCACGTGTACGTTGCTTTTCCTATGACGCGTGCCACGTCAGCAGCAAACGCTTCGGACATGGCTCGGTTGTTTTTAGCCGCCAAGAAACAACAGCGCAGACGAGTCAGAACAGCCGTGAAACACTGTCACAACGGAAGGATTTCGCCGGAGGGAGAGGATGACGTCAAGATGATGTCGGCGGGATCTAAGCTGATGAGTTTAGTAGACATTGATGAGTTTTCTGCGGCGGAGTTTATGCATAGAATCTCGAATTCGAAATCTAAGAAACCGAAGCTGGAAACCATAGCTGAAGAAGAATCTATCTTAAACGGACTTGAAATCAAACAATTATTGGAACTTGATTTTTTCAACgctttttttaatattagttatTGTTCTCGTTTGTAG